ATCCGGCCTGCCCTCATGGATGGCGCGGATGACGGCGACGTGCAGCGAGATAGCGCGATCCATGCGCTCCGGGCTTGCCTTGGAGTACCAGAGGCGACGTGAATGTGTCTGCACCGGGCCGAGTGCTGCCGTGATGAAGCCGTTCGGGCAGGCATCTTCAAGGATTTCATCGAAGGCCTTGTCGGCGGCGAAGAAGCCGGCGAGATCGCCGGTGACGGCACATTCCTCCATCGCGCGGGCGCAATCGATGAGGCGCGCGCGCTGTTCGTCGCTCGCATGTTCGGCAACGAGGCCTGCTGCGATCGGCTCCAACTCGCGGCGCACCTGCATGACATTGCCATGATCCGCAGGCGCGATCTCGGTGACCTGCAGCCCGACGCGCGGCTTCACCAGGATCAGCCCCTGCCAGGCGAGCTTCTGGATCGCCTCCCGCACCGGCGTACGCCCGTGGCCCGCCATATCGATCAGCTGCTTTTCAGTGACAAGCGCGCCTGGCTTCAACGCCAGCGTCACGATCAGATGCTCCAGCGCCAGATAGGCAAGATGGCTCTGAGAAGTCTGCAATAAGGAGCTCCGTCGCCAAGTCTGATATATCACATAGTGACATGGTCAAAAACCGAAGGCAAGTCGGCATTGAAATATCAGAATAGAGACAGATAGATAACATTCGCGAGCCTGCTGACAATCGGCGAATGGCATTGCAGGCGCGGGCATCTACTCCGTGAATGGCTCCTGCCGACCACCCCACTCTCCGTCGTGCTCGGGCTTGAGCCGAGCATCCACTACGCATCCATCAGCAGCGGCGGCATGGATCCTCGGCTCAAGGCCGAGGAGGACGGAGAGCGGTTGGCTTTCTCGCCAACCTCGCCCTCGCCTATAGAGGGCAAACCGCGTCGGCTGTTTCCTCAGGCCGGCACCTTCCCTCGATCACCCCTTGCGAAACGCCCGGCTGGAAACCGAGATCGAATTTTGACATGGGTCTTTTGCATTGGCGAACTGATAGCCATCGGCCTTATGGATGGCACCGAACTCCAGGCCATTCTCCGCGCATCGACTGCAAAAGGCCTCGACATCCTCCACGTCGAAGACCAGCTTGACCGTGGATTGGCCGCTCCGCTGCCCCTTGGCGGCCTGGTGCAGCATGATATTCGCACCGCCGTCCTGAGCGATGAGTTCAATGATCCTGTCGCCCGGCAGGCTGGTCGCCTTGAAACCGAAGTGCCTCTCATAAAAGCGCGCCGTTTCCTCGACATTCCCAGCATAGATCACCAGCCTATTGAGCGGCATGATGTGCTTGGCCTCCGATAGCGGTTGCGTTCGATTGACAACAGTAGAGAGACATCATGCGTTTTGCCACGGCGCATTATTCGTGCCGCAGCGCCTCGATGGGATTGAGTTGCGCTGCCCTTCTCGCTGGGAAATAGCCGAAGATCATGCCGATCGCGGCAGAGAAGAGGAAGGCGACGGCGACCATGAGCGGACTGAAGACGAAGGGCACCTTCAGGAGCGTCACGGCGCCGAAGCCGAGGCTCAGGCCGAGCACGATGCCGGTGATGCCGCCGAACAGCGACAGCGCCACCGCCTCGACCAGGAACTGGGTAAGAACCTGGCTTTCGAGCGCGCCGATCGCCAGCCGGATGCCGATCTCGCGGGTTCGCTCGGTAACGGAGACCAGCATGATGTTCATGATGCCGATGCCGCCGACGAGCAGGCTGATCGCGGCAACGGCGCCGAGCAGGCCGGTCAGCAGCGTCGTCGTGCCGGTCATCGCCTCGGCGATCTGGGTCATATCGTTGACATTGAAATCGTCCTGGCGGCCGGGCACGATCTTGCGGCGCTCGCGCAGGAGATTTTCGACATCGGACTGCACCTTGGCCGTGGAGACGCCGTCGCGCGCCGAGATGATGATCTGCGGCACGTTGCTGCTGCCGCTGATGCGCCGCTGGAACACCTTGACCGGCATGATGACGACATCGTCCTGGTCATTGCCCATGCCGGACTGGCCGCGCTTGGCAAGCACGCCGATGACGGGGCATGAGACCTTGCCGACGCGGATCTGCTGGCCGGTGGGGTCGGCGCTGCCGAAGAGCTCCGAGCGCACCGTTTCGCCGATGATGCAGCGCGCCTGGCCGCGTTCCTCGGCGGGGAGGAAATTGCGGCCCAGCGCCAGGTTCCAGTCCTGTGCGATGAAATAGTCGTTGGTGGTGCCGGAGACGCTGGTCGAATGGTTCTGGCCGCCGAAAATCACGGTCGCCGTCGACTGGTTGAGCGGCGCCACGGCCCTGAGGCCGCCGATCTGGTCGCGGATGGCCGCGACGTCCTTGACGCTGAAGCGCTTGGCCTCGGAGCTCGCCCGGCCGGGGCCGAACTGGCCGGGACGGACGAACAGCATGTTGGTGCCGAGCCGCGACAACTCGGTCGAGACCTGCGCGGTGGTGCCGTTGCCGATCGTCACCAGCGCGATGACGGCGGCAACACCAATGACGACGCCGAGCACGGTCAGGAACGAGCGCAGCATGTTGCGGCTGATGGCCCGCAGCGCCAGCTTCAGCGTCTCAAAGAACATGATCCGCCCTCCTCCGGTGCTCGACCTCGGTCTCCAGCTTGCCGTCGACGAAACGCAGCAGCCGCTGGGCATAGGCGGCGATATCGGGCTCGTGGGTGACCATGACGATGGTGATGCCTTGCTCGCGGTTCAGCCGCGTCATCAGATCCATGATCTCGACGCTGGTCTTCGTGTCGAGATTGCCGGTGGGTTCGTCGGCCAGCAGCAGCGCCGGCTCGGTGACGATGGCGCGGGCGATGGCGACACGCTGCTGCTGACCGCCTGACAGTTCCTGTGTTTTGTGATGTTCGCGCCCGGTGAGACCGACCAGCGCCAGCGCTTCGCGGGCCCGCTCGCGCCGCTCGCGCACCGCCATGCCGCGATAGATCAGCGGCAGTTCGACATTTTCGACGGCCGAGGTGCGCGACAGGAGGTTGAAGCCCTGGAAGACGAAGCCGAGCATGTGGCGGCGCAGCAGCGTCAGTTGGCTGCGGTCGAAGCCGCTGGTCGGAATGCCTTCGAAGATGTAGTCGCCGGCACTCGGCACATCGAGGCAGCCGAGAATGTTCATCGCCGTCGATTTGCCGGAGCCAGACGGCCCCATGATCGCGACGAATTCATGGGCGTTGATCGCAAGGTCGACGTGGTCGAGCGCGCGGATCGCCGCCTCGCCCTCGCCGTAGATTTTCGAGACCTGTCTGAATTCGATGAGCGGCGGGCTTGCCATCCGTCTCTCCGCCTAGTTCGCACGCGTCGTGGCGTCGGTCACCAGTGCGTCGTTTTCCTTGATGTCGCCGGAGACGACCTGGGTAAACTGGCCGTCGGATGAACCGACCTGGATGACAACAGGCGCCGGGCGGCCGTTGCGCAGCACCCAGACGCGGCGCTCAGCGCCCTTCAGCGCCGGACCGGCATTGTTGCGCTGGCGCGGCGGGCCGAAGATGCCGAAAATGCCGCGGCCGCGCCTTTCCGCCTGCGCCGGGGCGTAGCGCAGCGCAGCGTTCGGCACCATCAGCGTATCCTTGACGGCCTCGACGGTGACGTCGGCGGTCGCCGTCATGCCGGGGCGCAGCAGCAGATCGGCATTGTCGACGGATAGAACCGCCTTATAGGTCACGACATTGTTGACCACTTCGGAGGCGAAGCGGATCTGCTCGATCTCGGCGGGAAAGGTCTGGTCGGGATAGGCGTCGACGGTAAACTTCGCCTTCTGGCCGACGGCGATCTGGCCGACATCGGCCTCGTCGACATCGACCTGCAGCTCCATCTTCTTCAGGTCGCCGGCGATGGTGAAAAGGATCGGCGCCGAAAGCGAGGCTGCGACCGTGGCGCCCGGATTGACGGAGCGGGTGAGGATGACGCCGTCGATCGGCGATATGATCTTCGCCTTGGCGAGATTGACTTCGGCAAGCTGCAGGTCGGCCTCCGAGGCCAGGACCTCGGCCTCATTGATCTGTTTGGCGGCGACGGCGGAATCATATTTGTAGCTGGCGTCATCGAGGCTCTGCTGGGTGGAGACGTTGCTCCTGACCAGGCTTTTCAGCCGCTCGAGAGAGGTGCCTGCCGATTGCATATCGGCATTGGCTTTGACGACGTTCGCCTTGGCCGAATTGAGCTTGGCGCGCGAGCTCTTCACATCGGCCTCGAGCTTGTTGGTGTCGAGCAGGGCAAGCACTTCGCCTGATTTGACCGTGCTGTTGTAATCGACATTGACGTCGCGGACCGTGCCGGAAAGCTCGCTCGATATATCCACCTGCTCGGTCGGCTGTACCGAGCCGGTGGTGGTGACGAGCACCGTCAAATCACCGCGTTTTACCGGCTGGGTGGCATAGCTCAATTCGCTTTGCCCACGGCCCATGTAGAAATAAGCGGCGACTGCTGCGGCAACGATGAGAATCAGCAGGATGAGCAGGCGTCCGCGCCAGCGGCCACGCTTGCCCTGCCGTCCCGATGCGGCCAGGATCGCTGCGAGATCGGACGCTGCGCCTGTCTTTGCTCCGGTCTCGCTGCCGCTTACGATTTTGTTCATGTCGTCCTCAATCCGTCAGTGGCCGCCTGCGGCCTCTGTGGTGAAATAATCACAGTGCAGATGAACCGGCGATTAGCGTGCCGCCGAACTGGCACGGAATTGCGGATGGGTGAAATGAAATCTTGGTAAGGAAAGGTTGGTTCAGGCGCCGAAAGCGTCCGTCAATCCGCATCCTCGGCATATTGGTCCGCGCCGGGCAACGAATGCAACCAAGGCTCGCGCCGCTTGATCCAGACTTCATAACCAGGCGCAAGGTCGGTCGGCGGAGTGTCCAGGGACCCCAGGCGGATTTCCGCCTCGTCATCCCTAAGGCAGAAAAGCCTGCTGCCGCAGGCGGGGCAGAAGCTGCGGCCGGCGAAGGTGGCGATCTCGCCGCTGTGGGAAAAAGCCCGGCGCGGCCAGACCGCGAAGAAGGTGAAGGCGGAGCCGCTAGATTTGCGGCAATCGGCGCAGTGGCAGAGGCCGGTGCGCAACGGCTCGCCCTCCAGCCTGTAGGCCACCGCCCCGCAAAGGCAGCTTCCGGTTCGGATCCTCATAGAACGCCTTCAGGCGTCGAGATTGGTCGGCAGGCCCGGCGGACGCCGCTTTGCCGCCATCAACAGGTCGAGTTCGGTGGCCGACGGGCCGAACTTGTCGTAGAGGCGCTTTGCCTCCTTGTCATCCAACCGGTATTTCCTGGCAAATTCGCCGATGCTATAGGGGCGGCCACGCAACACTCTCCGCGCCGGGGTCGCCGTATTCGGTGCGTCGGTCATGGTTTTCTCCTTTTCGTCACGTCCCCTTTAAGCTAGTGCGACCTGTCGATTTGGAAAGAGCCGGCGCGCCGCATCAAGGCTTCCGGCATGCGGGAATGCGGTTGTTTTCCTGGAACCTTTTCGCCGATATGCGCATCTTCGGACCGAGGTTGCGGGCCGCGCCAAGCGGACGCGGCGGTGCTGGAGAACATCGGGATTTTTCCGCTTTCTCCCGGTGGCCAATGGCAGTCGAGCTCCCTACCCGCCCGGTACGCTTCCTCCTCCGCTCTGTTCGAACGGAAAACCGCTGCCCACTTTTGCGCGACATTCGTTAAGACAGGCGCCGACCATCCTCGCCGAAGAGGTGCAGCACATCGGGGTCGAGATGCAGCGGCAGGCTGTCGCCCGATTTCATCCGCTGCTGGCCGGCAAAAACCGCAATCAATTTCTTCCCGGCTGCGTCGGCGTGGACGACGGTCTCCGAGCCCAGTTCCTCGACAAGGGTGACGCGGGTGTCCAGCCTGCCCGCTGAGTCCGCATCGGCAAGCGTGATGTGTTGCGGCCGGATGCCGATGCTGACCCTTTCGCCCGTCGCGCGTGCCTCCTTGGCAATCACGGAAAGACGATGGCCGCCGACGGTTTCGACCTCAGCGAAACCGCCCTCGTAACCGACAATCGCACCTTCGAGAAAATTCATGTGCGGCGCGCCGATGAAGCCGGCGACAAAGCGGTTGGCCGGCTTGTTGTAGAGTTCCAGCGGTGTTCCCACCTGCTCGATCCTGCCGCCTCTCAACACGACGATGCGGTCGGCCAGCGTCATTGCCTCGACCTGATCGTGGGTGACATAGATCATCGTCGCCTTCAGGCGAGCGTGAAGGGCCGCCAGTTCGGCGCGCATGCTGACCCTGAGTTCGGCGTCGAGATTGGATAGCGGCTCGTCTAGCAGGAAGGCATCCGGCCGTCGCACGATGGCGCGGCCGATCGCAACGCGCTGGCGCTGGCCGCCGGAGAGCTGGCCCGGACGGCGCTGCAGGAAAGGCTCGATCTCCAGCATGCGCGCGGCGTCGGTGATGCGCGCTTCGATTTCGGCTTTCGCCACCTTGGTGTTCTCGAGACCGAAGGCGAGGTTTTCCCTGACGCTCATATGCGGATAGAGCGCATAGGACTGGAAGACCATGGCCAGGCCGCGATCGGCGGCGCTGATAGCGGTAACATCCTTGCCGTCGATGGCGATGCTGCCGCCTGTGGGCTTATCGAGGCCGGCGATCAGGCGCAGCAGCGTCGATTTTCCGCAACCGGAAGGGCCGACGAAAGCGACGAACTCGCCGTCGTTGACATGAAGCGAGACATCGCGAATGACCTCGACGGCGCCGAAATTCTTGACGATTTTCCTGAGCTCGAGCCCGCTCATGCACTCTCCTGTTTCTTATACTAAGATTGGCCTATTTGAGCCCCGAGCCGGCAATGCCCGTCGTAATGAAGCGCTGCAGGAAGACGAAGATCAGCACGACCGGGATCATCGAGACGACCGTCATGGCGAGGATATAATGCCATTGCACATTGAGCTCGCCGGCATAGACGTTAAGGCCGACCTGCAGCGTATAGAGTTCCTTGCGCGACAGCACGATCAGCGGCCACAGGAAGTCGTTCCAGCGCCAGACGACCGAGAAGATCGCCAGCACCGCCAGCGCCGGCGCCGACAGCGGCAGGATGATGCGCCAGTAGATCTGCCATTCGCTGGCCTTGTCCATACGCGCGGCGTCGAGCAATTCGTCGGGGATCGTCAGCATGTATTGCCTGAGCAGGAAGACGCCCGTCGGGGTGGCGACCGTCGGCAGGATGACGCCCCAGAGGCTGTCGAAGAGGTTCAGCGTGCCGATGACGGAATAGAGCGGCACGACGATGACCGAAAGCGGCACCATCAGCGTCGCCAGGATCATCAGCATGACGGCGGTGCGGCCGGGAAACTGGTATTTCGACAGCGCGAAGGCGGCCATGGAATTGACGAGCAGCGTAATGGCCGTCGCCACGACGGTGACGAAGACAGAGTTGCGCAGGAACAGGAAGAAATCGAAGCGCTGGAACGGTTCGGTGTAGTTGCCGCCGGCGAATTCGACCTGGCGCACCGGTGTGCGGTCCTTGATATTCGCTTTGACGATTTCGCCGGGCTGTTTCGGATCGACCATCTGGCCGATGATGCCGATGCGGCGCACTTCGGCGAGCACACGTGTGCTGCCATCCGGCATTGCGACATTATAGAGCGGCAACGGCTTGTCGTAGCCCGGCACCACTGCCTGTTCGGTGACATAGGGCAGGAAGGAGGGCGGGAACTCGGCAAGGGCCGCCGGCGTCTTGAAGGAAGAGAAGACCAGCCAGACGGCCGGGCCGAACATCAGGAAGACGCCGGAGATCAGCCAGATCCAGGTGACCACATCCGTCCAGTGCCAGCCTCGTCCTCGGCGGCGGAGCAGAAAGGCAGAGACAGCGCTCATTGGCGTGCTCCCTTCTTCTCATTGCGGCTACTGACGCCGAGCTGGACCAGCGTCAGGATGACGAGGACGATACCCATCAGGATCGAGGCGGCCGACGCCAGTCCCGGATTGCGCAGCGAACTCGCAAAGCCGGTCTCATAGATATATTGGGTGATGTACATGGTGCTGGTGCCCGGGCCGCCGCCGGTCAAAACGAAGACCTCGTCGAAGATCTGCACGGCGCGGATCAGCGCCAAGACCAGCACGACGATGAGGTTCGGCATCAGCAGCGGCAGGGTGATGCGTCGGAAGATGCGGATCGGACGGGCGCTGTCCATCGCCGCCGCCTCGTAGAGATCGCGCGGGATTGCCTGCAGGCCGGCGAGCAGGATCAGCGCATAAAAGCCCATATGCGCCCAGACCGAGACGAAGACGGCAAAGAAGAAGGCCCAGAAACGATCGCTGAGCCAGGAGAAGGGCTCGAAGCCGAAGGGGCTCAGCGCATAGTTCAACAGGCCTTCGCGCTGCAGGATCCATTTCCAGATCAGGCCGACGACGACGGGCGACAGCAGCACCGGGAAGAAGAAGACGGCGCGCCAGAAGCCGCGATTGGAAAGCTCGCGGTTGAGGATCAGCGCCGTTGCGAGCGCTGCGATCAGCATCACTGTGACCTGGAAGACGACGAAGACGGCGGTGTTGCGCACCGCCGCCCAGAAGGTGTCGGCAGCACAGGTCGAGGGATCGAGATAGCTGCGGCAATCGAAGAGGATGCGGTACTGGTCGGCGCCGACATAGGTCCTGTTCTGCAGGAAGATGGCGCTGCCGCTGGTCGTCGAATAGATGAAATTGATGACCAGCGGCAGCAGCACGAAGACGGTGAAGATCAGCATGTTGGGCGCCAGGAAGACGCCCGCCATGCCGTTCAGCCCGGTCAGTTTCTGCCAGCCACGCATGGGAATGTCGACGATCCCCATGGCAAGCCGGACAGGCGCCAAGAGCGCCTGCCGCAGACCGGTTCTCGCCGGTGGTTCAGAAGAAACCGTCTTCGCCGTCATCTGTTCTTCCGTCAGTTGCCGGCGACCTTGGCCTTGATATCCTCGTCGATGCGGGCATAGGCGTCGTCGAGCTTCATTTCGCCGGCGATCACCTGGCTGATGCGGGCAACGATGGCGCTGTAATAGGCATCCGACCACTTCCAGCCGGGCAGCTTCATGGCGGGTGCCGCCGTCTGGCCGGCCGCTTCGACAAAGGCCTTCAGCGCCGCCTGCACATGCGGATTGTCGGTCTTGAAGTCCATCTGGCCGGCGGCAACACCCTTATGCGCGGGAATGAACAGGCTGCGTTCGGCAAATTCCTTCTGCACGTCGGCACCTGCCAGGTAATCCATCACCTTGGCGACGTCCTTCGGGTTCTTGGTGTATTTGACGGCAACCAGACCGGCGCCGCCCTGCATGCCGGAGCATGCGGCCGAACCGCAGGGACTGCCCGCCATCACCCAGTCGAAATTGTCGCCAATCTTCTGGGCGAAGCCCGAAACCTGCCAGCTGCCCGAATAAAGATAGGCAAGGCCGCCATTGATGAAGTCCTCGGCGGCGGAGCGGTAGGTGGTGCCGGCAGCACTGACCCAGACATCCTTGTTGATGGTGCCGTCCTCGTTCCACTTGACGAAGCGGCTGAGGAAGTCCTTGGCGCCCTGATCGATCGGCGCCGGCTTGCCGTCGGCGGCAATGTAGTTGGCGCCGTAGGAGATGTTCGGGCCGGAGACACGGTGGCCGGAGCGGTCGATCGCCATGGCGAAGACCTTCTGGCTGTCGGCAACCTTCTTGGCGGCCGCCGCCCAGTCGTCCCAGGTGGCTTTCGGGCCGGGGATCTCGACGCCGGCCTGCTCGAACAGCGTCTTGTTGACGAAGCCGCCGGTTAGCGTCAGCTGCGTCATGAAGCCGGTGATGGCGTTCGAGCCGTCCGGACGCATCCAGTCGGCCTGGGCGCCGAAATTATCCTCCCAATATTTCGCATCGGTGAGGTAGGGCCGAAGATCGAGCCAGTGCTGCGCCGGCGCCTTCAGATTGGTGAGGCGGGCGATATCCGGCCCCTGCCCGGCTTCAAGCTGCACCGGCAGCTGTTCCTTGACGACGTCGTAGGAGACCTCGTCGAGGATGACGTTGACGTCTGGATTGGCCTTCGAGAAGCGCGAGAGCAGGTCCTTGATCACCTCGCCTTCGCCGCCGTCGGAATACCACATGATGCGCACGTCACCGGCATGGGCGGCAACGGAACTCAAGAGAACTGCAGCAAAAGCCGCGCCGATCGATTTCATTCTGGTCATTTTCTCCTCCACTTGACCGATCAATTCCTGCGTCCGGCCGGTCCTCCACCTGCCGGACACGTCGTCTACGAGGCCGCGCGCCGAGGCTGCCTGGCCGGTATCTTCAGATGTACCGCGTCTCCCCGCACCGACCAGTCCGTCGGGCGAAGAATACGGCCTTCGGCACGCACGGTGCCGTCCTCTTCGAAGACGACCCGGCCATAATCCGGATCGATAACGATCAACGCGCCCTCGTCGTCGCGGCGGGCCGAAAGCGTGGCGAAACGCGCCTGCATTTCGTCAACGCTACCCTCGCGCCCGAGATCGGAGAGACGGACGATCCAGCGGCCGTTGCGGCCGGCCAGACGCAGCTCGATATCCGTCGTCGGGCCTTGCTTTACCGGCTCCAATGCTCCGTTGCCGATCACCATCGCAATACCGTTGCCGGAGCGGGCGAGCGCCAGATTGCCGTCGAACACCGTGTCGTCGAAGGCCTCGAGCGGGAACCAGGCATGAGTGAAATCCGGCTGGCCCTCATGGATCTCGAAATCGAGGATCGCCAGATCGCGATACTGATGCACGCGCGGCAGCGTTCCGCAGCCGCCCCAGAAGCTCGGCCGGCCATAACCGAACTGGATGGTTTCGCCGGGATGGTTGATCCAGATCTGCGCTTCCGGCCGGCTGCCCAGACGCAGGTGCAGCACTGTCTCCTGGTAGCCCCAGGCGCCGGGACGATAATGGGCGATGGTGCCGAGTGCAGTGTCACGGGTCTTATAGTGATAGAGGGCGGCGAAACGGTTCTCGCCCTGGGAAAAGGTCCATTCCTGCGCGTCGTCGGACTGGTGCGCGGCAATTTCGGCAAGCGCTTCTGGAAAACGCAGGCCATGATCGCGAATGCAGACGGCAAGCTGCGGCAAAGCGTGAACGCGCCGGCCGTACCAGCCGCGGCCCCAGAGCAGCCGGGCGATGGCGGAGAGTTCGACCGAGCGGCCTGGGCGCAGCGTATGTTCGTAGGAGCGGCCCTGGCTACCGGTCAGCATGCCGTGATGGGCCGAGCGGGCGACGATCTCCATCAGGCGGACGATGCTGGCGGCCGCCCGGTTGCGGATCGTCTCATCCGGCGCGCAGGCGGCGAGCGCCGTCAGCCCCTTGAGATCGATCGGGAAATAGGGGACGGAATTCCACTCGGCCATTTCCCAGCGCTCGAAATGATCGAGCCAGGCGCGGACACGCTGCTCGCCGACCTGCATCTGCTCAGCGCCGGTGCGGCCGGAACGGACGAAGACGGCATCCGGGAACAGCCTGCCGCCGAGATAGGCGGCGGTATGGAAGAGAAGCGCGTGGTTTTCCGAAAAATACCACTGAACGTCGTTGCCGGGCTCATCCATCCAGAAGCGGTAATTGAGGACAGCGTGCTCGATCCTCTCGCGCAGCGCAGGCGACAGCAGATCGCTCCAGCGCGTATAGGCAAAGAGCAGCGGCACCAGCACGAAATCGGCGCAGTCGTGACAATCCTCGATGACCGGCAGCATGGCCGAGATCATCGCTTCGGTTTCCTCGCCACCCTGCCCCAGCGCAAGACGCGCGAAAGCGCAGACCGTGTCGGGCTCCGAATGGGCAGCGACCTCGGCCAGCGCCTCGGCGACGCGGTCCTCAGGGGTGGCGGGTGCCTCCCCCTGTCGCTCAGGATGACAGATCTCGACGCCGAGCGTGCGACCGAGCGAAAGCGAGCCTGTTTTGAAGGTGATGCGGAAATGGCGGAAATCGGCGGGCATATCCGCCGAGGTGCCGAGTTCCAGCTTGGTTGCTCCGGCTTCCAGATCGAAATCATAATCGAAGCGCTCGATCGACATGAAGTCGCCTTCGATCTCGACATGGCAGCTCAGCGCCACCGGCAGCGGCGCGGGAAAAAGGATCGTCACATCTTCGCCGAGATAGGCGGTGCGGTCGAAGCGCATGCCTTCGAGGATCGTCTCCAGCGCATCCGCATCGCCGGCGGCGATGGGAACGGGAACTGATGTTTCGACCTCAGGCCCTTCGACATAATCCAGCTGGAAATAGAAACGGGCGTCGCGCTCGGCGAGATCGTCGAAATAGACGCGGATCTCGTTGAGGCCGGCCGCCAGCTCGACCTCGAACAGCTGCTCGGCTTCGAGATTGCGCTGGTAAGGCGCCATGAAGCCCTGCTCGCAGCC
The nucleotide sequence above comes from Rhizobium indicum. Encoded proteins:
- a CDS encoding GntR family transcriptional regulator, whose translation is MQTSQSHLAYLALEHLIVTLALKPGALVTEKQLIDMAGHGRTPVREAIQKLAWQGLILVKPRVGLQVTEIAPADHGNVMQVRRELEPIAAGLVAEHASDEQRARLIDCARAMEECAVTGDLAGFFAADKAFDEILEDACPNGFITAALGPVQTHSRRLWYSKASPERMDRAISLHVAVIRAIHEGRPDEARATMATLINYLSQE
- a CDS encoding VOC family protein, which encodes MPLNRLVIYAGNVEETARFYERHFGFKATSLPGDRIIELIAQDGGANIMLHQAAKGQRSGQSTVKLVFDVEDVEAFCSRCAENGLEFGAIHKADGYQFANAKDPCQNSISVSSRAFRKG
- a CDS encoding ABC transporter permease, coding for MFFETLKLALRAISRNMLRSFLTVLGVVIGVAAVIALVTIGNGTTAQVSTELSRLGTNMLFVRPGQFGPGRASSEAKRFSVKDVAAIRDQIGGLRAVAPLNQSTATVIFGGQNHSTSVSGTTNDYFIAQDWNLALGRNFLPAEERGQARCIIGETVRSELFGSADPTGQQIRVGKVSCPVIGVLAKRGQSGMGNDQDDVVIMPVKVFQRRISGSSNVPQIIISARDGVSTAKVQSDVENLLRERRKIVPGRQDDFNVNDMTQIAEAMTGTTTLLTGLLGAVAAISLLVGGIGIMNIMLVSVTERTREIGIRLAIGALESQVLTQFLVEAVALSLFGGITGIVLGLSLGFGAVTLLKVPFVFSPLMVAVAFLFSAAIGMIFGYFPARRAAQLNPIEALRHE
- a CDS encoding ABC transporter ATP-binding protein, whose translation is MASPPLIEFRQVSKIYGEGEAAIRALDHVDLAINAHEFVAIMGPSGSGKSTAMNILGCLDVPSAGDYIFEGIPTSGFDRSQLTLLRRHMLGFVFQGFNLLSRTSAVENVELPLIYRGMAVRERRERAREALALVGLTGREHHKTQELSGGQQQRVAIARAIVTEPALLLADEPTGNLDTKTSVEIMDLMTRLNREQGITIVMVTHEPDIAAYAQRLLRFVDGKLETEVEHRRRADHVL
- a CDS encoding efflux RND transporter periplasmic adaptor subunit, producing the protein MNKIVSGSETGAKTGAASDLAAILAASGRQGKRGRWRGRLLILLILIVAAAVAAYFYMGRGQSELSYATQPVKRGDLTVLVTTTGSVQPTEQVDISSELSGTVRDVNVDYNSTVKSGEVLALLDTNKLEADVKSSRAKLNSAKANVVKANADMQSAGTSLERLKSLVRSNVSTQQSLDDASYKYDSAVAAKQINEAEVLASEADLQLAEVNLAKAKIISPIDGVILTRSVNPGATVAASLSAPILFTIAGDLKKMELQVDVDEADVGQIAVGQKAKFTVDAYPDQTFPAEIEQIRFASEVVNNVVTYKAVLSVDNADLLLRPGMTATADVTVEAVKDTLMVPNAALRYAPAQAERRGRGIFGIFGPPRQRNNAGPALKGAERRVWVLRNGRPAPVVIQVGSSDGQFTQVVSGDIKENDALVTDATTRAN
- a CDS encoding GFA family protein, with the translated sequence MRIRTGSCLCGAVAYRLEGEPLRTGLCHCADCRKSSGSAFTFFAVWPRRAFSHSGEIATFAGRSFCPACGSRLFCLRDDEAEIRLGSLDTPPTDLAPGYEVWIKRREPWLHSLPGADQYAEDAD
- a CDS encoding ABC transporter ATP-binding protein; this translates as MSGLELRKIVKNFGAVEVIRDVSLHVNDGEFVAFVGPSGCGKSTLLRLIAGLDKPTGGSIAIDGKDVTAISAADRGLAMVFQSYALYPHMSVRENLAFGLENTKVAKAEIEARITDAARMLEIEPFLQRRPGQLSGGQRQRVAIGRAIVRRPDAFLLDEPLSNLDAELRVSMRAELAALHARLKATMIYVTHDQVEAMTLADRIVVLRGGRIEQVGTPLELYNKPANRFVAGFIGAPHMNFLEGAIVGYEGGFAEVETVGGHRLSVIAKEARATGERVSIGIRPQHITLADADSAGRLDTRVTLVEELGSETVVHADAAGKKLIAVFAGQQRMKSGDSLPLHLDPDVLHLFGEDGRRLS
- a CDS encoding carbohydrate ABC transporter permease, which encodes MSAVSAFLLRRRGRGWHWTDVVTWIWLISGVFLMFGPAVWLVFSSFKTPAALAEFPPSFLPYVTEQAVVPGYDKPLPLYNVAMPDGSTRVLAEVRRIGIIGQMVDPKQPGEIVKANIKDRTPVRQVEFAGGNYTEPFQRFDFFLFLRNSVFVTVVATAITLLVNSMAAFALSKYQFPGRTAVMLMILATLMVPLSVIVVPLYSVIGTLNLFDSLWGVILPTVATPTGVFLLRQYMLTIPDELLDAARMDKASEWQIYWRIILPLSAPALAVLAIFSVVWRWNDFLWPLIVLSRKELYTLQVGLNVYAGELNVQWHYILAMTVVSMIPVVLIFVFLQRFITTGIAGSGLK
- a CDS encoding carbohydrate ABC transporter permease → MTAKTVSSEPPARTGLRQALLAPVRLAMGIVDIPMRGWQKLTGLNGMAGVFLAPNMLIFTVFVLLPLVINFIYSTTSGSAIFLQNRTYVGADQYRILFDCRSYLDPSTCAADTFWAAVRNTAVFVVFQVTVMLIAALATALILNRELSNRGFWRAVFFFPVLLSPVVVGLIWKWILQREGLLNYALSPFGFEPFSWLSDRFWAFFFAVFVSVWAHMGFYALILLAGLQAIPRDLYEAAAMDSARPIRIFRRITLPLLMPNLIVVLVLALIRAVQIFDEVFVLTGGGPGTSTMYITQYIYETGFASSLRNPGLASAASILMGIVLVILTLVQLGVSSRNEKKGARQ
- a CDS encoding ABC transporter substrate-binding protein translates to MTRMKSIGAAFAAVLLSSVAAHAGDVRIMWYSDGGEGEVIKDLLSRFSKANPDVNVILDEVSYDVVKEQLPVQLEAGQGPDIARLTNLKAPAQHWLDLRPYLTDAKYWEDNFGAQADWMRPDGSNAITGFMTQLTLTGGFVNKTLFEQAGVEIPGPKATWDDWAAAAKKVADSQKVFAMAIDRSGHRVSGPNISYGANYIAADGKPAPIDQGAKDFLSRFVKWNEDGTINKDVWVSAAGTTYRSAAEDFINGGLAYLYSGSWQVSGFAQKIGDNFDWVMAGSPCGSAACSGMQGGAGLVAVKYTKNPKDVAKVMDYLAGADVQKEFAERSLFIPAHKGVAAGQMDFKTDNPHVQAALKAFVEAAGQTAAPAMKLPGWKWSDAYYSAIVARISQVIAGEMKLDDAYARIDEDIKAKVAGN